The window TTCCAAACCTTGATAcagcgagatctaagaagtatctggatattATCCAGAATATGCGAGAAGACcttctcactggattccttacaggacATTGCCTCCTCAGGAAGCATCTCATAAGAATgtgtctagcagaaaacgacgagtgcagattccgAAGGAAGGAGAAAGAAAGACTGGATCACCTTGGGCGGAAAGCTTTGGATAAGATACTTTAAGAAGCGAGAAAGTAACCTCCCTGAAGCCATTCATTAGAATTAAGGGGTGAGCTGTAGACTAAGACGAATAACAACGAGAACATATTTGATTATAACCAAATTTGTAGgacaaatgaatgaataaaaacatcAGAACTACAAATTTCCTTACCAATTCCGAAAAGGATTCATCGTTTTTGGAACCAAGCTCAACAGTTGACAGAGACATATCTCCAATACTTTCAGATGTTATTTCCGAACTGACATTTTTGCTAATGAGAGGTATTTGCTTCAAAGTTTCAACTAGTTTCGTCGTTGAAtccaaaacaaacttttttcgtTTCTTGATGTGTTCTTTCtctgtttttgaattatgtttgaGGTTTTTTATCCATGCAGACTTCCGTATTATCTCGTAATGGTCTCTCAGGGGACGGCCTGCCCTTTCTTTAGCTAGAGAAttcaatatggcgtccatacaCTACGAGGtgttaagatgaaaaaaaaacagaacacGTTTTACTAAAGCTTACCTTCATATATCCTAAGAAGAAATGTGGAGGATACTttcttcttttcaaatatttatcgtTCAGTACGAGAGCTTTTTCGAAATTCAGATTCAAATACTCTATATCGTTCTTTAGAGCGTGTGCTATTAAATCATTAGGATGCAATCTTAGGACAGTTTCAATGTCTTCCGTTGCGCCCTCTATATTCAAGGATCTTGTTCGAGCAGTTGCTCTACCAATTAGGCAGTAGCGTTCCCCAGGGAGATTTTTAACTGCTTCGTCCATGAACACCAAAGCTGCAgggaatattgaatgaaaaaaagtcTTGGAATACAATTTTCCAGAACGTATTccagaataattgaaaaaaaggaaGTTCAAAATCAATAATACAAAGAAATATGTATAACAAATCAGGagcattttttttgcatttggcAAAAGAGGAAGAGGCATTTCGTCACCATGTCTTCCAAAGTTTCTTCCACCTCTCCAGAAAATCTACACTAGTCGTTTTTTGTTTGATTCTAagatcaaaattttgttttcatcccaAAACTGCCCACAAAGAAATAATCCCACTGTGTAAATCATCTGCGAAGCATTCCTTTTCATTTCCCCTTTCTATTTTTAAACTGTGACCCAGATATCTGTTAAATGAATTTTCTTTCCAAACTGGAGAAGTGTCGAGAGAACTTGAAACTCTTCCATAAGTACTTCATTCTCCTCGCCTACGTGATGCATTTGCCACTCTGCTTTATATGAGGCGATCTGTCTTGTTTCGCCTCTGCAGCCTCACAACAACTCAGAAGAGTCATCAATCCAACTCATTTCACCTCAGCATACAGATAAGTTCTACCTTTTCATGTTTTGATTATtgttgaatcgaaaaaaaattagtgaaaacGTTCACATACGATTTTAGAGTTTTTCACATTGTTTTAATAATATAAGACTGAATTTCTTATGCAATGAATTTCACTACCTAGTCTTGTTTCGAGCACATTATTAATGTATTAATAAAAATTAGGATCTTACCTTTCGATAAATTCATTCTCATCAAATAATTGCCGATTTCAGCAGGTAGCCTTTCCATCATATTATATTTCTTCTTTTCATTCATAGCgtttgaatatttcgagaacaaTTACACCAACTTCTGAAGAAGTCAAAAAATGAATCGAGTAATTATttctcagaaataaattttagcACCAAAATTGAAGCACTATGAACAAACTAGACAAGTATAGAGTAAGTGTCACGAATAATCGATTATGATGACATATATATTTTGACGTCAAGGAGGTATATATTTTTAAACATCAAATTTGTCATCAAGACTTAAAATAACCAATATATTTAATCACTTTTTTTCCATCTTAGCTTTCCCAAAGTTCATTTCAGcatcaattcataatttgtgGAAAGGTTAGGTATAATTTTTTGCAAttgtaattgtttatttttgtttcgatgtttattttattcatttcaataaaaatacataCTGCAATAAAGTTGTAATAAATAAAGCAATGTAGGTACAAAAATATATGGACAATATGAAAATGACATTATTTCACGAAATTCGCAAACATTGACTAGGCGAAAGTGAAGAAATAAgatgataaaataataacatcattaggaattgaatgaaataaattacgttgaaatgaattttaaattAATGAGGTTGATCACTGAAGATTATGATCCTGCCTtgcatataataaataaataatgtaaaaagtctcttcatatttcaatataaagCAATCCACTTCAATTTTCACGAATTGTTCAAGTGTCACTTCACTGTTTTCTCATTGATGAACCTATTTTGTGGTACTGCTGTTTTTTTGCTCTTCCACAAATGATGCCAAGTCCTGAAGGATCTGAAATATCAGTCAAATGAAGGTTGAAGTGAATTTGGTAGGTTATAAAATTTTAACTGACCCTTGAATGGCCATTCACATTAGCAATTATTTTATTGCTTGGTGGGTTGTATGCTGAGACGTCCATTCTACCAAACAATGGATGTCTTGAGGTGTGCTTGGGAGTTGTAGTTTGCAGATTatttactgaaaatggaaaaaaggatCAAGTTACAAAGGACTTACAAACTTAGAGAAATACAGAAGAGAAGATACTCACTTTTATGAGGCCACTCACTGAAAATAACTTTGGTTGTACCATTTGCATTCTTGCTACTATTAGTATTGTTATCTTCAATTCTAATAGAGAACTTTGGATGCTCAAACAACAAATTAGATTCAGTAgttgttgtttctttcagaaTTTTAGGAGGTGAACTCCAAGCAACAGGGCTACCTGGTGTCACAATGTACACTTTTTCTTTTGTATCACCTGAAATTGTTACTTCAGCACTTTCCCATAAAGACTTCTTCTCTTTCTTATCTGATAAAGTTGTTTTGATTTCTTTATCAGTATTAATTTCTGTTACTGGAGTAACAGTCGACAATTCTTCAGTCGTTGTCGTTGCTTCATTCAATATGAGCTCATTACCAACATCATCTCTAAAATTCTCTTTATTGACAGACCCAGCAGGTTCTTGATCACCAATGAAATTATTAAGGGGTTGAATGGTGGTGTAATCATATGGCACAGTGGTAAGATATTGATCAGGAATCCTTTTAGATGGATTCAGTTTCTGTATAACACCTTGACCTGAAGTCAGCTTCTCAGTGGTCTTCGAATAGGCTTGTTGGGTCCATTCGTCGATATTCTTCTGGAATGTAAGAATATCGAATGGAAGGTCTTGTGGTATTTGGGGCTTATCGCCTCCCAGCAGATCTTGGATGTTGTATGCACTAGTAGAGCTACGAGTTCTGAAGGCTGACGCCTCAGCACTTCCAGAAGGCAAGTTATCGAAATTATTCAAGAACTGAGACCACAAACTGTGCTCACTGGAAGGTGGTGGGGTATATACTGGAAGCAGCGTTGTGTAAACTtcttttttaggattttttaCATGAGGAAATACATTCTTCGTATAAATTTTATCATTGATGACGTGTTTCGTTGTACCGTTGAAACTGTAGTAAGGAATTATGATCTGGATGTGTTTCGGCTTTTTTGGCGTTTCAGTGCTATCAAAAGTTGTTGTCCAAGAAGATTGTACCGAAGGAGGAGTCATTTCCATTGATATTCCACCCCAAGTAGGCGTCCATTCACTGAAATCTAATGGAGGTTCAGTGAATTTCAACTCTTTCGACGCTTCTTTCTTATCGAAGGTGCTTTTTATGTTATCACTAAATTCTTGTTTTATCGAATTTATATCATCAAATTCTTCTCTACCACTTAGTGGAAGAGTGGATGTTTCAAGAGATTGTACTCCGATATCTTCACCACCGTCTCTGTTAGAAGATTGATCACTCTTTTGGTAGGTTTCATTATGTGAAGAAGCTGCCGTTTGGACATCATCTACTACAATTGGATTCTCATTGAATTTTACTCTTTCAATATTTGGGTTCACGAAGATGCCTGATTGGATTGTGTTCGGTCTAGAAGATACGTGGTCTGATGTGTATACCGTGGGTTTAGATTGTTCGTTGATGTTTATTAGCTTTGTTGATTCTGGTTCGTTCCCCAAACTGAGGTCAACGATTGGTGATTGGATCACGTTGATGGGATGTTCTATTGATGATACGTAGTCTGCTATTGGCACACTTTGCAATATTTGGACAGATTCTACTTTCTCAGAGCCACCatatcctgaaaaaaaaaatcagttagtTGTACCTAATATCTGCCGCCAATCGAAATTCTCAGTGGATACAATCAGGATCAGATTGTTAATCAGATAACATTCGAGAGGAATaatcctcaaataaaaaaaattgtgcttAATACTTGAAAACTTAGGTGTTCAACCTGATTTCGATAGATCttcttaaaatataaaaaattaaaaagctcACCTCTTCTGAATGGGACATAATTATGAAGAGGCACCAATGGTCTTATGCTCAAATTAGGGAATGCGATGGGATAACCAGCATCATCGTTATCTCCAGATGACAAGGGTATCTGCTCAATGCCATGTATATCTGGAGTACTGTAGAAATCTATGGGCTTGCTAGTATACGGAGGATACTCTTCATCTAGTACTGAATGTTGTGAAACTGGTGGTTGTAGGATGTCCTGAATACTGTTAGGATTCTGATGGTGCTGTTTCACAGGAACCAAATGAGTTGTAACTCTTGGAGGTGGTGGTGGTCTCATTCCAACTATATTGATGTAATTACCCTGTTGCAGGACTTTAGAAGGTGGAGGCAGCATATGATTTGGTACACCCGAATGAGGCGATGGTACTGGTGAAACTTTGGTTCTGAATGGAGGCCCATACCCCTTTGGAACCTGAGGAAACGTCGAAGGAGTTTCCGGTGCGTTCCTGAAGTTACCAACAGGCACATACTGATTCAAAGAAGGTCCAGAACCAACAGGCACATACTGATTTAAAGAAGGTCCAGAGTTCTGAGGGATCACCAACGACCCAAAAAGCACCGATGGGGTGATCTCGATGTTTGGAACACCATACTGAGGTGATGGAGAATTGCTTGGAGGTCCATACTCGACTTTGGGCAGCTCTTGATGCACAGGCGGACGATCAAAAGAAGTTATGGCATTGATTGAGTTTGGTAAAGGCTTTGGGGCTCCGTATTGAGGAGGGGGAGGGTTCAATCCATCCAAAACAACTTTATTCACTTCATTTGGTGGCACGAAGTTTATAACGTTGTTTCTTTCAGATTTTCCAGGGATTGGTATCCAGGGTTCCCTATTACAAGGGTTGCAATCTGAGGATTCATGCTTAGCTGGGGGATAATTTTGAGGTGGTAGGTTTTCGGTTGggagatattttggatgtgGTTGCTTCGGTGGTGGTAGATACGAAGGTGAGTGATGACCAGCAGAAGGTATCGAGTCTGCTTCACTCTTTGATGACCCAAAGGGGAAGATCCAGCTTGCAATTCTTGATAAAAATCCTGGTTCTTCTTTGACGTATGGCTGCGACCTCTGCAGGTGGATTCTGTCTTGCGCCAACTCCCGTTTACTCACCCTTTCTTTAGCGTAGCAATCTGATTGGAGCAGCAAACACATCCATAACAGGACGATGATGAACTGCAAAAAGATTTGATTATAGTTTGCGtggaataatgatttttttgttcgGTTGTATATGAGAgtgaaattatattataatcgcTTCGGGTTGTATAGAACTTGAGATGAGGATGGAATGAAAGTGAAATGAATGCGGGTCATGCAAGATATTTCTCACGAAACTCGAGATTATTTCTCTAATGACTATTGAAATGGAAATGAGATATGCTCGACGTTCACCATGCAGCGGATGGAATTTAATTTGATGAGTGCGATGAATGAGTTTTGGAGGAGTACTTTTTGGAATAGGGaatcacggcttgacttgatattcaagcttctCGACTTAGGCACgacttgaaaataattcaagttcaagtcaagtagtagtttttcaatgtcaagtcaagtatttatttataaggtacatgacattgaaaaactactacttgactcgaatttgagttgatttagagtccaagccaagtagcttgaaaatcaagtcaaccCGTGGATTCCTATTTTGGTTCCTTGAACAGAGCATTATAGAATTTTGTAACGATATCAGTAGTTTTTTCTAAATCTGAGACCGAGGGGGATCTCAAGCAATGACGAACATAtctttgaattcaattttgttcGTTCATTCGTCCATTCGTTATCACAATAACTTTCGCAAAGAATATCCAGAAActcgaaattttcagggtatatTCGGATCTcgatattttgatattgaaaaaaaaaatatttaaagagaatcaatgaataggtatttattttattgtgaagaggaaggtatgagGTATGCCACCAACTATGGAAAAATATATCACCCAAATTACTTCCATGGCTACGGTTAGCcttctgttgaaatttttcatgaccaattcgcatattTCGGCTGTTTGTCCTCGATAACGtcacgaatttcatcttcaaATTTTTGAGTCGATTGTGGAGAGTTggtatagaccttatctttcacgtagTCCCAAAAAAAAGATGTAAAAGTGTTAAATCgtaagatctcggtggccaaggAAACTTTTCTTCCTGAAATAGCGTTTGTTCGTCGATTGTGTGCTACTTAGCGCCATTTTGTTGAAACTAAACGTTAAGACATAAGTATTTATGCGAAACACGCTGTAATGTCGTTGAATGCTCAATTCCCAAGATTGATGAGAAATCGAAAAACCTTGGTTTTCGTCAGCACTATacactaaagggtgttttttcttagagctatagaactttaaattgcaataaaacaacgatggattattcgattgacatgaattttatttatccgcaagataatcttgtggcattacatttttgaatatgatttctggtaaatgaccgccacggctggctcggatttagtccaatctggacgtccaattttcgatgactttttccaacatttgtggccgtatatcggtaacaacacggcgaattttgtcttccaaatggtcaagggtttgtggcttatccgcatagaccaatgactttacatagccccacacaaagtagtctagcggtgttacatcacaagatcttggaggccaattcacaggtccaaaacgtgaaattaggcggtccccaaacatgtctttcaataaatcgattgtggcacgagctgtgtgacatgttgcgccgtcttgttggaaccactgttcctggacatcatggttgttcaatgcaggaatgaaaaagttagtaatcatggctctataccgatcaccattgattgtaacgttctggccatcatcgtttttgaagaagtacggaccaatgattccaccagcccataaagcgcaccaaacagtcagtttttctggatgtaacggtgtttcgacatacactcgaggataagcttcactccaaatgcggcggttttctttgttgacgtagccattcaaccagaagtgcgcttcatcgctaaacaaaataaaatggacgtagtgcgtgatatgtattccgcacagaaccattattttcgaaataaaattgcactatttgcaagcgtttgttcaggcgtgagtctattcatgatgaattgccaaaccaaactgagaataaatcacttgagaactattaaatcggtcgccatcttgaacagtaatgccaacttaaagttatattcctcgaaaaaaaaacaccagttaCAAGAGCCATATTCCCAGTTGTTTTCGAGCAACATACACGGTTTCTATTCCTCACATCACTAATTTGTCTCCACTGCTCAAATTCACTCACCAGTTTTACTATTCTCGGTCGAGGAGGTGTTtcacccaaaagtgctttaattTTGGGAACTATGACTACAAAATTTCGATGAAATCCTATATTGGAAAAATCTTTCGATGTGAGAATAATCTGAATCTTATAACATTAtaatttcaatgcaaaattaatgataaattaCATCAGTGATCTCAGTCAGTGCATAAAAAAATGattgctcaaaagcttctgacacCAAGTCTCTCATTTTCTCGAATAATAAATTTAAGAAGCaggaatgttttttcaaattcttttcCATCGGATTCACGATACCTTCACCTCGACATTCGCATCCGTTTAAGACAAAACTTTCAGCTGTTCGCAAAATTACTGCCAACGGCTGATTATCACCGGTGATGAATGAGTTTCGTCTTTAAGACTCCTAAATTGGTTGGAACATTTACTTTCACTTGGATAAAAGTGCTCAACTCCGTGTGATTCTACAATTATCTGGCACATACGTCGATGGGCCATACATTCGATGGTTTCTGCTATTTGAATACAAgggaaataaaattttaacagTGTAGGTGATAGCTGACTTTCGTTCTTCAAGAGCGAATAACTCGAATTCAGTCGCATGAGATTTCTTGTGTGCAAATATTATCATCTGGCGAATGAAAGATATTGAAGGAACAACTGTTGTCGAAACTGTTTGTTTCGAAAGTTTCGATGATATTGGTGATCTATGCAATATTGATATCTTACCCTTttacgatttattattatttccaattattACCTAGTTGAGAAGTTTTTCTCTAAAAGTTTTTTTGATTCATCTTAGAATTGTCACAATTTACGTTTTGCTATGAAATAACTCGAAGAGTAATGTACTGATCTCAATAAACCTTTTGGAAATGTAAAATTCAAGACACAGAATTAATGGTAAAAGATTTTCCAAAATACATTGGACATTTAATCAAGAATTTGAAAACACAATTCCTGATTCAGAGCCTTAACAGCTTCCAGAATTCcagaataatatcgaaaaaaataaggACGAACTAACAGGAAAtaagaagcttttgagcgttcgttaattcatgcgccaattgcacacTGTACACCACATaacataacgggtgtttttttttttcgaggtatataagtttaagttggcattactgttcaagatggcgaccgatttaacagctgtcaagtgatttattctcagtttggttttgcaattcatcatgaatagactgacccctgaacaaagcttgtaaatagtgcaattttgtttcgaaaataatggttctgtgcggaatacgtatcgcgcactacgtccattttattttgtttagcgatgaagcgcacttctggttgaatggctacgtcaacaaacaaaactgctgcatttggagtgaagctaatcctcgagtgtatgtcgaaacaccgttacatccagaaaaactgactgtttgatgcgctttatgggctggtggtatcattggtctgtacttctgcaaaaacgatgatggccagaacgttagagtcaatggtgatcggtttagagccatgattactaactttttcattcctgaattgaacaaccatgatgtccaggagctgtggttccaacaagacggcgcaacatgtcacacagctcgtgccgcaatcgatttattgaaagacacgtttggtgaccgcctaatttcacgttttggacctgtgaattgtcatccaagatcttgtgatttaacaccgccagactactttctgtggggctatgtaaagtcattggtctatgcggataagccacaaacccttgaccatttgaaagacaacattcgccgttttattgccgatatacggccacaaatgttggaaaaagtcatcgaaaattggacgtccagattgtactacatccgagccagccgtggcggtcatatgccagaaatcatatgtaaaatgtaatgccacaagattatcttgcggataaataaaattcatgtcaatcgaataatccatcgttgttttattgcaatttaaagttctttagctctaaaaaaacaccctttatatacgaGATGATTCGaatcaatcatttatttatatacTTATAccgagtgttcctaaattggaagaaCGAAGATAAATGAGCGATTCCTTGGATagctttgagaaaaaaaaagggCCTATAAACCTTGCccctcaaacgctttgttttcgagatactggATGTTTCTTGTAAACCTACTTTTCTATGATGATTAAACCAGTTTATTCAATCGTTATTAAC is drawn from Harmonia axyridis chromosome 7, icHarAxyr1.1, whole genome shotgun sequence and contains these coding sequences:
- the LOC123684566 gene encoding uncharacterized protein LOC123684566 yields the protein MAGKRFIIVLLWMCLLLQSDCYAKERVSKRELAQDRIHLQRSQPYVKEEPGFLSRIASWIFPFGSSKSEADSIPSAGHHSPSYLPPPKQPHPKYLPTENLPPQNYPPAKHESSDCNPCNREPWIPIPGKSERNNVINFVPPNEVNKVVLDGLNPPPPQYGAPKPLPNSINAITSFDRPPVHQELPKVEYGPPSNSPSPQYGVPNIEITPSVLFGSLVIPQNSGPSLNQYVPVGSGPSLNQYVPVGNFRNAPETPSTFPQVPKGYGPPFRTKVSPVPSPHSGVPNHMLPPPSKVLQQGNYINIVGMRPPPPPRVTTHLVPVKQHHQNPNSIQDILQPPVSQHSVLDEEYPPYTSKPIDFYSTPDIHGIEQIPLSSGDNDDAGYPIAFPNLSIRPLVPLHNYVPFRRGYGGSEKVESVQILQSVPIADYVSSIEHPINVIQSPIVDLSLGNEPESTKLININEQSKPTVYTSDHVSSRPNTIQSGIFVNPNIERVKFNENPIVVDDVQTAASSHNETYQKSDQSSNRDGGEDIGVQSLETSTLPLSGREEFDDINSIKQEFSDNIKSTFDKKEASKELKFTEPPLDFSEWTPTWGGISMEMTPPSVQSSWTTTFDSTETPKKPKHIQIIIPYYSFNGTTKHVINDKIYTKNVFPHVKNPKKEVYTTLLPVYTPPPSSEHSLWSQFLNNFDNLPSGSAEASAFRTRSSTSAYNIQDLLGGDKPQIPQDLPFDILTFQKNIDEWTQQAYSKTTEKLTSGQGVIQKLNPSKRIPDQYLTTVPYDYTTIQPLNNFIGDQEPAGSVNKENFRDDVGNELILNEATTTTEELSTVTPVTEINTDKEIKTTLSDKKEKKSLWESAEVTISGDTKEKVYIVTPGSPVAWSSPPKILKETTTTESNLLFEHPKFSIRIEDNNTNSSKNANGTTKVIFSEWPHKINNLQTTTPKHTSRHPLFGRMDVSAYNPPSNKIIANVNGHSRILQDLASFVEEQKNSSTTK